One genomic window of Oncorhynchus clarkii lewisi isolate Uvic-CL-2024 chromosome 5, UVic_Ocla_1.0, whole genome shotgun sequence includes the following:
- the LOC139409324 gene encoding protein PRRC2C-like isoform X1, with amino-acid sequence MSEKSGQSTKAKDGKTKYATLSLFNTYKGKSLETQKTAVAARHGLQSLGKVAVSRRMPPPANLPSLKAENKGNDPNVNIVPKDGSGWASRPEGGDERQSDTPPPQPNPGPPQPPEVSSSIGCSRSWANSKPPPPQLDGGAPRVSSQFHQEFPSLQAAGESEKGEGQEEEPYGPGPSLRPQNVGSWREGGGKNLTTSASPSEMDSCGPEEGGAALSTPSPPGEVEERGRVPPNEKKEVRERLPLSAKPASLSSQPKLQPPSVPAQPKLNGGQQAPAGVPPQFHPQFRGMMPPYMFNAYPRMPFTPVPGNIRYPVPQDGARRVRPQHGPPQAWIKDPDRPSIISATELKELDNLDTEADEGWAGAQMEVDYTEKLNFSDDEENHAAKEKGENWEWMGKVERMRAQRLSDGQEGSKGSWVDGRDPRVLSLGSKGVYKTGPPQDHQGQLGGRSVGSGAPRVAKPPTIAPPAGEEECEAWRQKHKKQDLSEAVERARRRREEEERRMEEQRLTACAEKLKRLNEKLHPATDAKHSPAAETTNEETGAVCEDTPPLSVLPSVSNPAPSQPAPSSQPPNISAPLQDRESVERERIERESVARERIERESVERERIERERVERVEPSAKEDSQFVPRQPSPPVQRPLSIPPEPRLGEGPLHLVGPLSEVSPLVEESQTERLTPMPIRDYFSTDESRVEEPVPLTLPLMDPLSGEDAPVAPLDFEGEVGAAMRPSLTSGYSKQFQKSLPPRFLRQQEQMKQQWQQQQQQQGGGGGAVSPSGGGAGGGCVAASQQQHRSLYQPVGPPHHQHQQHLANMGFDPRWLMMQSYMDPRIMSGRPPLDMPNMHPGPGRIPPKQIVRREPGDSSSSDSFDHLSRPIRDHSLPSEPRIVWGSDPYPQSEPLPSVTPPKGREDEDSRLDSGLEMERGLPAMYPSQDHNPLEPCGKSDLFRDPTKPLSGFGPGPEEAPEPLQTEIGPGGSPFEPVEPSLPTAEVESLGQAMLQRTISQGSSHSLKLDEPRFDSLHLGTKTLELQDPEERPGGEDIKASKEPFSQAAVTGDTPPADGLHKLEKPAPSKQKAELRWGGRSGAGRRDGPGGERPVRRSGPIKKPVLRDMKEEREQREERERHRERGEKGERPKKEERGGVKAASAAAAVSEGPKDRPHGERERDRPHGERERDRPHGERERDRPHGERERDRPHGERERDRPHGERERDRPHGERERDRPHGERERDRPHGERERDRPHGERDRDRPHGERDRDRPHGERDRDRPHGERDRDRPHGERDRDRPHGERDRDRPHGERDRDRPHGEKERDRDRPQGERDGKSEAPETEGPGKGLQGSRDIHAPIPASRDDKTDQLPTNDLNPEPKLPSTKEPNLPPRTFRREERERDREREMERDRERDWPADGFRGRGRGEYYSRGRSFRGTYIGRSRGGRGRSRWEYPYQEPRSRSDFPAVSGAAAFRCREESETRSESSDFEVMPKRRRRRGSDTDSESEGGRESASDTGASDREPSVKPPRPLRREIPGEPRSGPHKPGFGPHHLGEKGGPRGGDEGRPKPGFLPRGDPSRRGRGGLYSRRGGARERGGPRSAPLRRPGTRESSSQWPSKPMETFRPEDTEPSSSRYDNWDHHSDRRPVRGDRDRQFEGKKFGEGGPQSSRDRERPRRPRPARPPRQDKPPRFRKLKEREAAVLAGGDTGPGPTSTAPIPALVPGPVSLSPTLSRAPGAPFTLPVDKDPKAADLTSDPALPDATPPTTSAVGTKSPDLSTQNSSDQANEEWETASESSDFNERREREERRGAREAASGTAQTSTPAPLPPQGSAPPSRTPTEGGVTPKREAAGPAGGRRSFSSQRPVERQNRWGNSGPKPGRGYAGGKGERRGGGKAGRRGAAPNPDSAPGGGVVRTGCKDPAGRRKDETKQKPKEKENALLQFDLNNYASVVIIDDHPEVTTLEDPQSNTTDDGFTEVVSRKQQKRLQDEERRKKEEQTTQHYGKKGSGEKGRGGSKLPPRFAKKQQQHQQQPSQQQPQQASQPQPQQPSPPPQQPQPLLSATQLPSPSQPAASPQTLEGSVATLPPAPTTVDFTSKTPLPPVALLTQTHSTLGTELWENKVAGSTILPDVKKLGPISPPQPPSVSAWNKPLTSFTGTVTPEGVKPGSEGSVDLGMDSIQFGAPSSAGSTDSDGVPAMLEPGPDNKLPAPKEQRQKQPRAGPIKTQKLPDMEPVEPKEYKPGPIGKERSLRNRKAKDVRVGGEECLDGGIVPGGGTNRAVDSSPPNTDASVPELGGDIEGMITIPSAEYASSSKESVTDYTTPSSSLADSVPTGGSKMEESLVANVALPHPLPRREALQQSSSLSTVSPASVDLTLKMESARKAWENSPSLVEKSSPVTSSSPITSSSYSSFSSASMPQIPVASVTPSTSLTGAGTYTTSALSTKTTTASDPPNICKVKPQQLQTGSMGGTSFSQLGCVAPLLPQQQQTPQVYVSQSAAGSAAQIPAFYMDTSHLFSNPHSRLPPPPLTQHQQQGYQPRLSQQQAAVQQIPIPIYAPLQGQHQHTHTHSHQAQLSLSTGPPVSQPQDLFSSSLQPYRSQQAFMQSSLSQPSPMMLSGPSLHSYPGVGGHDLGKPQSSLAYQQPSNTHTQHIPILFEPQLNQPSGMGASQLIDTHLLQVWNKRQGMSPHSNLYSGQVQQHGQSSYYSNTQSPSSAMQQVQVPMPGSQLGLPNYGSVGSQPLLALPPTPPQAQPPSLSRQPPVSQPYRGPFGHTHSVMHPPSSKMCEMDLKLFGSGMDMKPGTTPHSARSTTPTSSPYRASSTSPNSQSSKMNSMLYQKQFQPTSAAMRITQHFPGQFNPQILSQPNLVSPLVRPPSHTQHANSFCGGMQRSPMGPPPMSPSLGGGLMPHPRPPPQQQQFPQMHPSHPPRGPLPPLAPRGPTGPRGNQAEQDLKAKQRAEVLQSTHKFFSEQLKAPSVSKPSRLDQGGGKPPLDILPPNHQTVGVVERPEPDKPSLSAGKPIRTGPIKPQAIKQEEGK; translated from the exons ATGTTCAATGCGTATCCCAGGATGCCCTTTACTCCAGTGCCAGGGAACATCAGATACCCTGTTCCACAGGATGGAGCCAG GAGGGTCCGTCCCCAGCACGGGCCCCCCCAGGCCTGGATCAAGGACCCAGATAGACCCTCCATCATCAGTGCCACAGAGCTCAAAGAGCTTGACAACCTAGACACAGAGGCTGATGAGGGCTGGGCTG GAGCTCAGATGGAGGTCGACTACACAGAGAAACTCAACTTCAGTGACGACGAGGAGAACCATGCCGCCAAAGAGAAAGGGGAAAACTG ggAGTGGATGGGTAAAGTGGAGCGGATGAGGGCACAGCGCCTGTCAGACGGCCAGGAGGGCAGCAAAGGCTCATGGGTAGATGGAAGGGACCCCAGGGTGCTTTCCCTAGGCAGTAAGGGGGTGTACAAgaccggcccgccacaggacCACCAG ggtcaGCTAGGTGGGCGCTCGGTGGGCAGCGGAGCCCCTCGTGTGGCCAAACCCCCCACCATTGCTCCCCCTGCTGGTGAGGAGGAGTGCGAGGCCTGGCGCCAGAAACACAAGAAGCAGGACCTGTCGGAAGCGGTAGAAAGAGCCAggcggaggagagaagaggaggagaggaggatggaagaaCAGAGACTCACCGCTTGCGCAGAGAAACTCAAACGCCTCAACGAGAAACTCCACCCGGCAACAGATGCCAAGCACAGCCCTGCCGCCGAAACGACCAATGAAGAGACTGGAGCTGTGTGTGAAGACACACCTCCTTTGTCTGttcttccctctgtctccaaCCCTGCACCATCGCAGCCTGCCCCTTCCTCTCAGCCCCCGAACATATCAGCCCCTCTCCAAGAccgagagagtgtggagagggaaaggattgagagagagagtgtggcgAGGGaaaggattgagagagagagtgtggagagggaaAGGATTGAGAGAGAGCGTGTGGAGAGAGTAGAGCCTAGTGCAAAGGAAGATAGTCAGTTTGTGCCTCGCCAGCCCAGCCCTCCAGTCCAGAGACCATTGTCCATACCCCCAGAGCCTCGGCTCGGAGAGGGTCCCCTGCACTTGGTGGGCCCCCTGAGTGAGGTGAGCCCTCTGGTGGAGGAAAgccagactgagagactgacgcCCATGCCTATCAGAGACTACTTCAGCACCGATGAGAGCAGAG tggagGAACCTGTGCCGCTCACACTGCCCCTTATGGACCCCCTCAGTGGAGAGGACGCCCCTGTGGCCCCCCtggactttgagggagaggtgggggctgCCATGcgcccctctctcacctctggATACTCAAAACAGTTCCAGAAGTCTCTGCCCCCGCGCTTCCTCAGGCAGCAG GAGCAGATGAAGCAGCagtggcagcagcagcaacagcagcaggggggtggtggtggggctgTGTCCCCATCAGGAGGAGGTGCGGGTGGAGGATGTGTAGCTGCCTCCCAGCAGCAGCACCGCTCCCTGTACCAGCCCGTCGGCCCCCCTCACCACCAGCATCAGCAGCACCTGGCTAACATGGGCTTTGACCCCCGCTGGCTCATGATGCAGTCATATATGGACCCCCGCATTATGTCTGGAAGACCACCGCTCGACATGCCAAACATGCACCCTGGACCTG GGCGGATTCCTCCTAAGCAGATAGTTCGTAGAGAGCCAGGGGACAGCTCCAGTTCTGACTCCTTTGACCACCTGTCCAGGCCCATACGGGACCACAGTCTCCCTTCTGAACCGCGCATAGTATGGGGATCTGACCCATACCCCCAATCTGAACCCCTTCCCTCTGTCACACCCCCTAAAGGACGGGAGGACGAGGACAGCAG ACTGGACTCTGGGTTGGAGATGGAAAGGGGTCTCCCAGCCATGTACCCCAGCCAGGATCACAATCCCCTGGAACCCTGTGGCAAATCAGACCTTTTCAGAGACCCCACAAAGCCCCTGTCAGGATTCGGCCCAGGCCCAGAGGAGGCTCCAGAACCCCTGCAGACAGAAATAGGGCCTGGTGGGTCTCCCTTTGAGCCAGTGGAGCCTAGCCTGCCCACTGCAGAGGTGGAGTCTCTGGGACAGGCCATGCTACAAAGAACCATCTCCCAGGGCTCCAGCCACTCCCTCAAACTGGATGAGCCCAGGTTCGACAGCCTCCACCTGGGAACAAAGACACTTGAGCTCCAGGATCCGGAAGAGAGGCCAGGCGGGGAAGATATAAAGGCCAGTAAAGAGCCTTTCTCCCAGGCTGCTGTGACCGGGGACACCCCTCCAGCTGACGGCCTCCACAAGCTCGAGAAGCCGGCCCCCAGCAAGCAGAAGGCTGAGCTGCGCTGGGGAGGGAGGTCTGGGGCCGGCCGGAGGGATGgaccagggggagagaggccGGTACGCAGGTCTGGACCCATTAAGAAACCTGTACTCAGAGACATGAAGGAAGAGCGAGAGcagcgggaggagagagagcgacaccgtgagagaggagaaaagggggagagaccCAAGAAGGAGGAGCGAGGAGGAGTGAAAGCTGCCTCCGCTGCTGCTGCGGTGTCTGAGGGCCCCAAGGACAGACcccacggagagagggagagggacagaccccacggagagagggagagggacagaccccacggagagagggagagggacagaccccacggagagagggagagggacagaccccacggagagagggagagggacagaccccacggagagagggagagggacagaccccacggagagagggagagggacagaccccacggagagagggagagggacagaccccacggagagagggagagggacaggccccacggagagagggacagggacagaccccacggagagagggacagggacagaccccacggagagagggacagggacagaccccacggagagagggacagggacagaccccacggggagagggacagggacagaccccacggggagagggacagggacagaccccacggggagagggacagggacagaccccacggagagaaggagagggacagggacagaccccaaggggagagggatgggaagagTGAGGCCCCTGAGACAGAGGGGCCTGGGAAGGGCCTCCAGGGATCCAGAGATATACATGCCCCGATACCAGCCTCCCGGGACGACAAGACAGACCAACTACCAACCAATGACCTAAACCCTGAACCTAAATTACCCTCTACGAAGGAGCCCAACCTGCCCCCACGGACCTTCCGCcgtgaggagagggaaagagaccgggagagagagatggaaagggaccGAGAGCGAGACTGGCCGGCTGATGGTTTTAGAGGTCGAGGCAGAGGGGAGTACTACTCTCGAGGGCGGAGTTTCCGGGGAACTTATATTGGTCGAAGTAGAGGTGGCCGGGGTCGTAGTCGATGGGAGTACCCTTATCAGGAGCCGCGCTCGCGCTCAGACTTTCCTGCCGTCAGTGGCGCTGCTGCCTTCCGCTGCCGTGAAGAAAGCGAGACGCGCAGCGAGAGCTCAGACTTCGAAGTGATGCCCAAACGCAGACGGCGTCGTGGTTCCGATACCGACTCAGAGAGCGAAGGAGGACGGGAGTCCGCTAGCGACACTGGGGCTTCAGACCGTGAGCCCAGTGTCAAACCACCCCGACCGCTCCGCAGGGAAATACCAGGAGAGCCCCGCTCCGGACCACACAAACCTGGCTTCGGACCCCATCACCTGGGGGAGAAAGGAGGGCccaggggaggagatgagggaaggcCCAAGCCAGGCTTCCTGCCCAGAGGAGATCCTTCACGGCGTGGGAGAGGGGGACTGTACAGCAGGCGAGGGggagccagggagagaggaggtccTAGGTCAGCTCCTCTCAGACGCCCAGGAACTAGAGAGTCGTCCTCCCAGTGGCCCTCTAAACCCATGGAGACCTTCCGCCCTGAGGACACAGAACCCTCGTCATCACGCTATGACAACTGGGACCACCACTCTGACCGACGGCCCGTTCGAGGGGACAGAGACCGACAGTTTGAGGGGAAGAAGTTTGGGGAGGGGGGACCCCAGagtagcagagacagagagaggccccGTCGCCCTCGGCCAGCCCGACCCCCCAGACAGGACAAACCCCCCCGCTTCCGGaagctgaaggagagagaggctgcAGTCTTagctggaggagacacaggaccTGGACCCACCTCCACTGCCCCCATCCCAGCCTTAGTGCCtggccctgtctccctgtcccctacTCTCTCAAGAGCTCCAGGGGCCCCCTTCACCCTGCCTGTAGATAAGGATCCCAAAGCCGCTGACCTAACCTCTGACCCAGCCCTGCCTGAcgccacccctcccaccacctctgCCGTGGGCACCAAGTCACCTGACCTGTCCACGCAGAACTCTTCTGACCAGGCCAACGAGGAGTGGGAGACGGCGTCGGAGAGTAGCGACTTTAACGAGCGTAGAgaacgggaggagaggaggggagcgcGGGAGGCTGCTAGCGGCACTGCCCAGACCTCGACACCAGCCCCCCTACCCCCTCAGGGCTCAGCACCCCCCAGCAGGACTCCCACCGAGGGAGGGGTGACACCCAAACGCGAGGCAGCCGGGCCCGCCGGGGGCAGGAGGAGTTTCTCCAGTCAGCGTCCGGTGGAGAGGCAGAACCGCTGGGGGAACAGCGGACCCAAACCAGGTCGCGGCTACgcaggggggaagggagagaggcgaGGAGGGGGCAAAGCTGGACGCAGAGG aGCGGCCCCTAACCCAGACTCAGCCCCGGGTGGGGGAGTGGTGCGTACTGGGTGTAAAGACCCTGCTGGACGCAGGAAGGACGAGACCAAACAGAAACCCAAGGAGAAGGAGAACGCTCTGTTGCAGTTTGACCTAAACAACTATGCCA GTGTGGTGATCATAGATGACCATCCAGAGGTGACAACCTTAGAGGACCCCCAGTCTAACACTACAGATGACGGCTTCACTGAGGTGGTCTCACGCAAACAACAGAAACGACTACAGgacgaggagaggaggaagaaagaggagcaGACTACACag CACTATGGAAAGAAAGGATCAGgggaaaaggggagaggaggaagcaaGCTGCCACCAAGATTCGCCAAAAAACAGCAGCAGCATCAACAACAACCatcacaacaacaaccacagcaagCCTCACAGCCGCAGCCTCAACAGCCCTCACCTCCCCCTCAACAACCCCAACCCCTCCTATCTGCCACCCAGCTCCCTTCCCCCTCCCAGCCTGCTGCCTCTCCCCAGACTCTGGAAGGCTCTGTGGCCACCCTACCCCCTGCCCCTACCACTGTGGACTTCACCTCCAAGACTCCCCTTCCCCCTGTGGCGCTGCTCACGCAGACCCACAGCACTCTCGGTACGGAACTCTGGGAGAACAAGGTGGCCGGATCCACCATACTCCCTGATGTCAAGAAAC ttggACCCATCAGCCCTCCTCAGCCTCCTTCAGTCAGTGCCTGGAACAAACCTCTCACCTCCTTCACTGGGACTGTCACTCCTGAG GGTGTGAAGCCTGGCTCAGAAGGCAGTGTGGATCTAGGGATGGACAGTATCCAGTTTGGAGCCCCGTCCTCAGCTGGCAGTACAGACAGCGATGGTGTTCCAGCCATGCTAGAGCCTGGACCTGACAACAAACTACCTGCTCCTaaagaacagagacagaaacagcccCGTGCTGGACCTATCAAAACACAGAAG CTCCCTGACATGGAGCCAGTAGAGCCTAAGGAGTACAAGCCTGGCCCTATTGGTAAAGAACGCTCCCTGCGTAACCGCAAGGCTAAGGACGTCCGTGTGGGGGGCGAAGAATGTCTTGATGGGGGGATAGTACCAGGTGGAGGGACCAACAGAGCAGTAGATTCCAGCCCCCCCAACACAGACGCCTCTGTTCCTGAGCTAGGGGGCGATATCGAGGGGATGATCACCATACCTTCGGCAGAGTACGCCAGCAGCTCCAAG GAGTCAGTGACCGACTACAccaccccctcttcctctctggcggACAGCGTTCCTACTGGAGGGAGTAAGATGGAGGAGAGCCTGGTGGCCAACGTGGCCctgcctcaccctctccctcgTAGAGAGGCCTTACAGCAGAGCTCCAGCCTCAGTACTGTCTCTCCTGCTTCTGTTGACCTCACActgaag ATGGAGTCAGCCCGTAAAGCGTGGGAGAACTCCCCCAGCCTGGTAGAAAAGAGTTCTCCTgtcacctcctcttctcctatcacctcctcctcctactcctccttctcctctgcctCCATGCCTCAGATACCAGTAGCCTCCGTCACACCAAGCACTTCTCTGACAG GTGCTGGGACATACACCACGTCCGCTCTGAGCACTAAGACCACCACGGCCTCTGACCCCCCCAACATCTGCAAGGTGAAACCCCAGCAGCTGCAGACTGGATCCATGGGCGGGACCAGCTTCTCCCAGCTGGGCTGTGTGGCCCCCCTGCTTCCCCAGCAGCAACAGACTCCACAGGTCTACGTCTCCCAGTCTGCAGCAG gctctgCAGCCCAGATTCCAGCGTTCTACATGGACACCAGTCACCTGTTCAGCAACCCCCACTCCCGCCTGCCACCTCCCCCTCTGACACAGCACCAGCAGCAGGGCTACCAGCCTAGACTCTCACAG CAGCAGGCGGCAGTGCAGCAGATTCCTATCCCAATCTATGCTCCCCTACAGGGgcagcaccaacacacacacacacactctcaccaggCCCAGCTAAGCCTCAGCACCGGACCTCCCGTCTCCCAGCCACAGGACCTCTTCAGCTCCTCACTGCAGCCTTAtag ATCACAGCAGGCCTTTATGCAGAGCAGTCTGTCCCAGCCCAGTCCCATGATGTTATCAGGGCCATCTCTCCACAGCTACCCTGGTGTTGGGGGCCATGACCTGGGCAAGCCCCAGTCCAGCCTGGCCTACCAGCagccctccaacacacacacacagcacatccCCATCCTGTTTGAACCACAGCTCAACCAGCCCTCTGGCATGGGAGCATCCCAGCTGATAGATACACACCTACTGCAGGTATGGAATAAG cgTCAGGGGATGAGTCCACATTCTAACCTGTACTCAGGACAGGTGCAACAACACGGACAGAGCAGTTACTATAGTAACACACAGTCTCCCAGCTCTGCCATGCAGCAG gtGCAAGTCCCTATGCCAGGCTCTCAGCTCGGTCTTCCTAACTATGGTTCCGTGGGCAGCCAGCCCCTCCTGGCTctgccccccacccctccccaggCGCAGCCCCCTAGCCTCAGCCGCCAGCCCCCAGTCTCCCAGCCCTATAGGGGACCcttcggacacacacacagcgtgatgCACCCCCCCTCCAGCAAG ATGTGTGAGATGGACCTGAAGCTGTTTGGCAGTGGGATGGACATGAAGCCTGGGACAACTCCTCACAGCGCTAGGAGCACTACCCCTACATCTAGTCCttatag GGCCAGCTCTACATCTCCCAACAGCCAGTCCAGTAAGATGAACAGCATGCTGTACCAGAAACAGTTCCAGCCCACCTCTGCTGCCATGAGGATCACACAGCACTTCCCTGGACAGTTCAACCCACAG aTTCTGTCCCAGCCCaacctggtctctcctctggtgCGCCCTCCCTCCCACACCCAGCATGCTAACTCATTTTGTGGAGGGATGCAGCGTTCGCCTATGGGCCCaccccccatgtctccctctctgggAGGGGGTTTGATGCCTCACCCCCGGCCACCACCGCAGCAGCAGCAGTTCCCCCAGATGCACCCGTCCCACCCCCCTAGAGGGCCTCTTCCCCCCCTCGCACCTAGAGGCCCTACAGGTCCCCGAGGCAACCAGGCAGAGCAGGACCTCAAG GCGAAGCAGCGAGCCGAGGTGCTCCAATCGACTCATAAGTTTTTCTCCGAGCAGCTCAAGGCTCCGTCAGTCTCCAAACCCTCTCGTCTCGACCAGGGGGGTGGCAAACCCCCCCTCGACATCCTGCCCCCCAACCACCAGACGGTGGGAGTCGTGGAGCGCCCTGAGCCCGACAAACCCTCCCTGTCAGCGGGCAAACCCATCCGCACCGGCCCCATCAAGCCCCAGGCCATCAAACAAGAGGAGGGGAAGTAG